ATCCGCACGAGCTATACCCTGACGAGAAGGCGTTCGTCGTCCGCGAGGAACGCGACCGGCGCGTCGTCGACGTCATGCTGTGGGACGTGCTGGGCGGCGCTGGCAACTGGTTAATGACCAACGTCCGCAACCTCGGGCTGCCGCAGTGGCGCCGACTTGCTGAAAAGCCGGAGAACCGGTGCCTCGTGCCGCTGACTGAATTCTGCGAATGGACACCTGACCGCCACCAGGTCGGAAAGGGCAAGCCGATCAAGGGCGAGATGTGGTTCTCAGTGCCTGACCTGCCCGTATTTGCGGTCGCCGGCTTCTGGCAGCAGACGGCGAAGGGGCAGGGGTTCACGATAGTGACCTGCGATCCGAATGAACTCGTCGAGCCGATCCACCCAAAGGCTATGATCACGATCCTGCATGAGGCGGATTGGAGCCGATGGCTACGTGACAGCTACGACGATGTGGTATCGCTTCAACAACCGTGCCCGGCTGACAAGATGACGGTGCGGGGACCGGTGTTCCCGACCCGCAGCAAGACCTAGGTCACCGCTGCGCAAGACGCTCCAACGACAGCGAATGCCCCGCGGGGGTCGAGCCTGTAAGCTGCGGGTCGAGTTCACCGGCGTTGATTGCCGCTTCGAAGGCGTCGAGCATCGCCGGAATCTCTCCCACCTGCCAAAACGTGACGGCCTGTCCGCCAATCACCATCTGCTGGCCATCCGGACGGGTAGGTGTAAATGCCACGCGCCCGGCGTCATCAGCTGCGAGCCACTGGCCGCCAGTCTGCGTCGACTGGTTCCTGTCGAACGCAGTTCGGGCCTGACGCAGCTTGTCGAGCAATGCCGACCGCTCCGTATTCGAGTTGATCGGATCAGCGGCAACCGCAGCAACAGAACCGACAGCGCTGGCAGCACCATCAACGACATCTTTGAGTGACATATCCAGGCTCCGTGTCCGCGCGCATGATCGCACTGGGAAGGCTCAAGCGGACGGGACGATCCGCAGTTCCCGCCATTGCCACAATTAGGCAGTCTCTTAACGACCGGCCGGCTGGGCCTTGGGTGGTTACCAAGTGCTAACCAAGCTGCCTTATGACACTCAGGTGAGCCATCCGGCCACACGGACAGCAGGACGGTCCCGATCGCACGCGTATCTGGTGATCGGGGCCGTCTTGTCCCTCAAGGCTCGCTTCGTAGGTGTCACCCGCCGAAAGCAGGCGCCTCGTCGAGCATTTCGCCACCGTGAAGCATGGCGCTAAGGATGTCCGTCACCTTGGCATATCCGTCGGCCGTCAGTTCCAAGAAACAACCTCGCTGCTCGATCAGCCCAGCTGCAGACAGGGCGTTGACCCACCGCTTCCTAACCTTGCTGGACATGTTACCGAGCGGATCAAGACCATCAGCCTCGACGCACCGGGATGCTTCTTCAGCCACGAAAAGGCTGAACAACAGGTAGGCCGACGTAGATGGGGCGAAGCCCGGCGGCATGTGTGAAGCGATAGCTGATGCTTCGAAAATTGCGCGCCTGGCGGTCTGGATCAGACCGACTGGATCGCCTCTTCTGGCGGCGTCTTGCACACTTAGGTCCCCAGGCATTCACGCTCCCGCCTTTTTTCCGGAGGTTGGAACCCGCTTCTCAACTCCGTCAACTGCCATCATGTGTTGTTTCGTTGCTCGAACGTTCGATCATTTGCATGCCC
The sequence above is a segment of the Sphingomonas insulae genome. Coding sequences within it:
- a CDS encoding SOS response-associated peptidase family protein translates to MCNRARLCSEPETLFERFGASWAQNVVRPNKDPHELYPDEKAFVVREERDRRVVDVMLWDVLGGAGNWLMTNVRNLGLPQWRRLAEKPENRCLVPLTEFCEWTPDRHQVGKGKPIKGEMWFSVPDLPVFAVAGFWQQTAKGQGFTIVTCDPNELVEPIHPKAMITILHEADWSRWLRDSYDDVVSLQQPCPADKMTVRGPVFPTRSKT